The Yamadazyma tenuis chromosome 2, complete sequence sequence CCATACCCCCATCAATCTACGTCCAGCTCGCGCTGCCCATCCGCCATATTCTCCTATTATCTATATACATCCTACAACGTAGGTGGCTCGTCCCGGGCCCGTGGCTTTAACGTAAGCGGTGCCTCCACCACCGGCGCCTCCATACTTACATCCACCTCCTCCTCATCAAACTGCTCCACACTCTGCACCTCCTCAATATAATACTGCAACATACTCTCGATCCCGTTCTTCAACGTCACCGACGACGAGTCACAAGACCGGCACGCTCCCTTTAGCTTCAACATCACTTTTCCGTCTTCCTCATCGAAGCTGACAAACTCAATATCTCCTCCATCATCCTGGATGGCAGGACGGATCCGCGTGAAAATCAACTCCTTGATCATCGACACCACCTCATCGTCCTCctcattgatttccatgTCCGGGCTTAACGTGGTACCTTCATTTAAAATCGGGGTTCCATTGGTCAAGTATTCTGTTAATATCGAGAATATCTCAGGCTTTAAAAGCGCCCAGTGCAAATCATTGTTGTGCTTCTCGATGGTAATAAAGTCCGATCCGAACATAATCGACTTGACTCCGTCCACGCTAAAGAGCTTCACTGCTAGTGGACTCACGGACGCTTCTCTGCCACTTAAAAACTCTTTGGTTTCGTTCTcgttcaagatcttcatTGAAGGAAGAAACTTTAATGCGTGCTCGTTGGGGGTTTCCATTGTCTGGATAAAGAGGTTTCGATATAGCGATGCTATGCCTCTGGGCTTTATGGGTCTCAAGTGTCTTGCTAAAAACATGGTGATGGAGCAACAACTATTGGTTGTTTTTCGTTTCGCAATCTGCTGACAAAATATGCCACTGCTGACCACGCACTACCTGATGAATCATGTGTGTGTATTCAACTATTTGTCTATAACGTTACTGGGTCTACGCCCCGAATAAGAGTTTCTCAAACAAGCTCGCAGCCTTTTCCTCCACCACTTTGTCGTTGGTTTCGGTCGAGATCGACTGGTCAAGTTGCAACTTGTTTTGGGCCAACTGCAAAATGTTCTCTTCAATAGTATTAGAAGCAATAAGCCTCGTCACAACCACCTCCTTGGTCTGTCCGACCCGATGGGCACGGTCTTCGGCCTGCTTGTCATCGTGTGGGTTGTACGACTGGTCAAAGATAAGTACATTATTCGCAGCCACAAGGTTGATCCCAAATCCTCCAGCTCTTGtactcaacaagaacacGGGTATCGTCTTATCTTCGTAGAACGTATCAATCAAGTCTTGTCTGTTCTCAACGTTTGTTTGTCCATCGAGTCGcaagaacttgacgttGATAAACGATAATACTCTTTCCAAGATATCTAAAATTTGGGTGAAGAGTGAAAACACAAGGATCTTTTCTCCTCTGGCAATGGTGTCTTCAATAGCCTTCTGAAGTATACTTATCTTACCGCTATTCAAATATGCATCCTTGGGCAACGTGTACTTTCCCAAAGTCTTGGGGAATTTGTGACATAAGTTATCAAGTTCATAGTCCGACATTACCTCCatatcttccaaaatgTACGCTCTGTTGGCATCAGCATATTCAGGCTCGTTGGTGATCAAGGTGGCCATTTTCTTAAGGTCTTCTTGTTTGAAGAGGGTTCTGAATAGAAGAGGATGCAATGCTGCTTTCCTTAAGGACATCAACACATTGTTAGATGAAGGAATAGGATTCCGTTTggcttcttctgcttctttaCCAGTAAGcaactttcttctttctctttccaCTCGGTTGGCTTTCCCTTTGTTCATGTGGTCATCATAGATCTCCTGTTGCTCCTTGGTCAATTCACAATACTCGACTTTATTGATCTTCTCGGGCAAGTGTTTCAATACCTGAGCCTTTTTACGTCTCAAAACAAACGGGGTCATCATGGTTTTAGCCTTGGAGATAGCTTGAATAGAAAGTAAAGGATTGTAGTTTTCATTAGTATCGGTTGTCTTTGccttttggttgaaaataATTTGCAAAtcctccttcttctccgAAAACAAATGAGGAAGCATAAATGCCAATAACGAcaccaactctttcaaattATTCTGCAACGGAGTACCAGTCAATAACAATCTGAACTTGGCAGtcattctcatcaacttgttgtaCCTCTCGGAAttggagttcttcaacatatGTCCTTCATCATACACAACCATATCGAACTCTTGGTTTCTTAAaaatttgaagtcaatCGGGGATCCAGACGCCAAATTGTAGGTGGTCACCAACACGTCGAACTTTGCTTGCCTCAATTCGTATCTCAACTCTTCTCTTTCCGCTTGGCTCCCATAATACGCTTGCACAATTATATCAGGACAGAACTTGTTAAACTCTCTCAACCAATTCTCCAACGTAGAAGAAGGAACCACCACTAAATGTGGTCCCTTCAGCTGGTTGCTGGACTTCAAATGTGACATGAATGCAATGACCTGGCACGTTTTGCCTAGACCCATTTCGTCAGCTAAGATACATGACAAGTGGTTGGTGTACAATAAGTTAAGCCAGTTGATACCCACAAGTTGATAGTTTTTCAACTCAAACTCGTCATTGAACGTTTCTGGTGCTTGGTGAATATATGCCAAAGATTTCTTGTGATGTTTCACTGTCTGAATGGGCTTTTCATCGTCGTCAGAGATCTCAATAATTTCATTCGTGGGTTGAATGTCCACGATTTCTAATTCACCATCTTGACCAGTTACAGTTACACCCCAGGCTTCCATCTGCTTGGATATAAGGTCTCCAAACTCCGAACacttcttcaccaaagagTCCACAGCCCTATATCCCTTTAAGTTGGCCTCGATGCTTTCGATAAGCTTCTGTCCTACAGGCTTCTTTTTGGCcctttgtttcttcttagTCTTAGCATC is a genomic window containing:
- the FUN30 gene encoding DNA-dependent ATPase fun30 (COG:A; EggNog:ENOG503NVEK) — its product is MSWYKSGSNPKIQVESTPPKTVPYVQVPSSSPVTINTSPSKEAVDLPSINGHKVLDEATQKSLESRRQALRNHKDFPMVRKRFSYLPESAIFKGFVKGRGNLREITKFLTENYSKDEILRRQEKENTDKQKQEEWERIQKNSQKLMREYERSEMLEQEKQQTEPLVDDSNSNKRQHEYDEEESPIKLRGKSRPKVVESPVKSEEIQSTKVELTRPKLSILDKYKNRKQVSILDMMSQKKENPQKKKKLVRLSSLKDRATPATSTSPSPEPVSLKSFSFNDSGLSSFKKSMDGKVIKVSSPEVDELDVLEERIKNNRKNRKTKAFEEVLSDDDSSDDMSQEDEYADDSGLTSMDSRVLEFLNNASQQDITEIGNIPPTVSELVINMRPYDDIYAVSEEKFELPKDSDGQEEADDAKTKKKQRAKKKPVGQKLIESIEANLKGYRAVDSLVKKCSEFGDLISKQMEAWGVTVTGQDGELEIVDIQPTNEIIEISDDDEKPIQTVKHHKKSLAYIHQAPETFNDEFELKNYQLVGINWLNLLYTNHLSCILADEMGLGKTCQVIAFMSHLKSSNQSKGPHLVVVPSSTLENWLREFNKFCPDIIVQAYYGSQAEREELRYELRQAKFDVLVTTYNLASGSPIDFKFLRNQEFDMVVYDEGHMLKNSNSERYNKLMRMTAKFRLLLTGTPLQNNLKELVSLLAFMLPHLFSEKKEDLQIIFNQKAKTTDTNENYNPLLSIQAISKAKTMMTPFVLRRKKAQVLKHLPEKINKVEYCELTKEQQEIYDDHMNKGKANRVERERRKLLTGKEAEEAKRNPIPSSNNVLMSLRKAALHPLLFRTLFKQEDLKKMATLITNEPEYADANRAYILEDMEVMSDYELDNLCHKFPKTLGKYTLPKDAYLNSGKISILQKAIEDTIARGEKILVFSLFTQILDILERVLSFINVKFLRLDGQTNVENRQDLIDTFYEDKTIPVFLLSTRAGGFGINLVAANNVLIFDQSYNPHDDKQAEDRAHRVGQTKEVVVTRLIASNTIEENILQLAQNKLQLDQSISTETNDKVVEEKAASLFEKLLFGA
- a CDS encoding uncharacterized protein (EggNog:ENOG503NYHI; COG:O): MIHQVVRARHLRPIKPRGIASLYRNLFIQTMETPNEHALKFLPSMKILNENETKEFLSGREASVSPLAVKLFSVDGVKSIMFGSDFITIEKHNNDLHWALLKPEIFSILTEYLTNGTPILNEGTTLSPDMEINEEDDEVVSMIKELIFTRIRPAIQDDGGDIEFVSFDEEDGKVMLKLKGACRSCDSSSVTLKNGIESMLQYYIEEVQSVEQFDEEEVDVSMEAPVVEAPLTLKPRARDEPPTL